In Thermodesulfovibrio thiophilus DSM 17215, a single genomic region encodes these proteins:
- a CDS encoding glycosyltransferase family 4 protein has translation MFNSSNKKIDLVIASRFLTQPITGVQRYAIEISKTIKKLNTKYNILFVSPQNIIHNKIANILSVKKIGKFEGHLWDQISLLKFLKSNANPLVVNFSNTLPVFYKNKVITIHDIIHLKHPVSYSYRKYYEIIFPLMIKYSRHIITVSEFSKKEISTYFGISNDKISVVYNGVNEKFKPKKIKSNERYILGVSSIAYHKNFISLIEAFLRLKVKNMKLYIVGGLNEKIFGKNSKIILDSLKNNDSIKFLGRVSDEKLIELYSNAVCFVYSSLYEGFGIPPLEAQACGCPVILSDIPVFKEIYSDSAFYFNPLDFDDIATKIAKILYDDNLRTFLISKGFENAKKYTWESSAVSFLKIIEKVINND, from the coding sequence TTGTTCAATTCTAGTAATAAAAAAATAGATTTAGTTATAGCATCAAGATTTTTAACTCAGCCAATTACCGGAGTTCAAAGGTATGCTATTGAGATAAGTAAAACCATTAAAAAACTGAATACAAAATACAACATATTGTTTGTTTCTCCGCAAAACATAATTCATAATAAAATTGCAAATATTTTGAGTGTCAAGAAAATAGGAAAGTTTGAAGGGCATTTATGGGATCAGATTTCACTTCTAAAATTTTTAAAATCAAATGCTAATCCCTTAGTGGTAAACTTTTCTAATACACTACCAGTTTTTTATAAAAATAAGGTTATTACTATTCATGATATCATTCATCTAAAACATCCAGTTAGCTATAGCTATAGAAAATACTATGAAATTATTTTTCCTTTAATGATTAAATACTCAAGACATATTATAACTGTTAGTGAATTTTCTAAAAAAGAGATATCGACTTATTTTGGTATTAGTAATGATAAAATATCTGTTGTCTATAATGGAGTGAATGAAAAATTTAAGCCAAAGAAAATAAAAAGTAACGAGAGATATATTTTAGGTGTTTCTTCAATAGCTTATCATAAAAATTTCATAAGTTTAATTGAGGCATTTCTTAGGTTAAAAGTTAAAAATATGAAGCTCTATATTGTAGGTGGCTTAAATGAAAAAATATTTGGGAAAAATAGTAAAATAATTTTAGATAGCTTAAAAAATAATGATAGCATTAAGTTTTTAGGAAGAGTTTCTGATGAAAAACTCATCGAATTGTATTCAAACGCAGTTTGTTTTGTTTATTCATCATTGTATGAAGGATTTGGAATTCCTCCTCTTGAAGCTCAGGCATGTGGATGCCCTGTTATTTTATCCGACATTCCTGTTTTTAAGGAAATATATAGTGATTCAGCATTCTATTTCAATCCGTTAGATTTTGACGATATTGCAACTAAAATTGCAAAAATTTTGTACGATGATAATTTAAGAACTTTTCTTATAAGTAAAGGATTTGAAAATGCCAAAAAATATACATGGGAAAGCTCCGCAGTTTCTTTTTTGAAGATAATAGAAAAGGTGATTAATAATGATTGA
- a CDS encoding sigma-54-dependent transcriptional regulator — translation MASEKILVVDDDSNLLELIKMRLESAGYEVTTLLNEHDALEAVRKERFDISIIDLRLTKMDGISLMKELHSITPDMPVIILTAHGSIESAVEAMEKGAFNYLTKPFNPKELLFQIKRAFENRKLTSEIKRLEDLLKEKYDFANIIARSKKMQDILEQVSLIAKTDSTVYIHGESGTGKELIAKAIHLASNRKNKPFIAINCAAIPESLLESELFGHEKGAFTGAIRNSRGLFVNAHEGTIFLDEIGDMPLSIQAKLLRVLQDREFYPIGSKKPVKVDVRVIVATNKDLEEEVKNGSFREDLFYRIHVIPIHLPPLRERKEDIPLMAEHFLQEITQTMKKDVKGFTTEAMHKLMMYDWPGNVRELRNAIEYAVAITKHDYISEDVILPAKDLPVESFKPLKEAKEDFERSYLIKLLAHTKGNVSRAAELAGKYRADFYSLLKKYNINPADFKN, via the coding sequence ATGGCATCAGAAAAGATATTGGTTGTTGATGACGATAGTAACCTATTGGAACTGATAAAAATGAGACTTGAATCAGCAGGCTATGAGGTAACCACTTTATTAAACGAACATGATGCTTTAGAAGCTGTCCGGAAAGAAAGATTTGATATATCCATCATTGACCTAAGACTCACTAAAATGGATGGAATATCGCTCATGAAAGAACTTCATTCAATAACTCCTGATATGCCAGTGATTATTCTCACCGCGCATGGCAGTATTGAAAGTGCTGTAGAGGCTATGGAGAAAGGAGCATTCAACTATCTTACAAAACCATTCAATCCAAAGGAACTGCTTTTTCAGATTAAAAGAGCATTTGAAAATAGAAAACTGACTAGTGAAATAAAAAGACTTGAAGATCTTTTAAAAGAAAAATACGATTTTGCAAACATCATAGCAAGAAGTAAGAAAATGCAGGATATACTTGAGCAGGTATCCCTAATAGCAAAAACAGATTCAACCGTCTACATTCATGGAGAAAGCGGCACTGGCAAAGAACTGATTGCCAAAGCAATCCACCTTGCCAGCAATAGAAAAAACAAACCCTTTATTGCCATTAACTGTGCTGCAATTCCAGAGAGTTTGCTTGAAAGTGAGCTGTTCGGTCATGAAAAAGGAGCTTTTACAGGTGCTATCAGAAACTCAAGAGGTTTATTTGTAAATGCACATGAAGGAACAATCTTTCTTGATGAGATTGGAGACATGCCACTTTCAATTCAGGCTAAACTGCTCAGAGTGCTTCAGGATAGGGAGTTCTATCCAATAGGCAGCAAAAAACCTGTTAAAGTTGATGTAAGGGTCATCGTGGCAACCAACAAGGATCTGGAAGAAGAGGTCAAAAACGGTTCCTTTCGTGAGGATTTATTTTACAGAATTCATGTCATACCTATACATCTTCCACCATTACGAGAAAGAAAAGAGGATATACCCCTTATGGCAGAACATTTTTTGCAGGAAATAACTCAAACTATGAAAAAAGATGTAAAAGGTTTCACAACAGAAGCTATGCACAAACTCATGATGTATGACTGGCCTGGTAATGTAAGGGAACTGAGAAATGCAATTGAATATGCTGTTGCCATAACAAAACATGATTACATAAGTGAAGATGTCATTCTTCCAGCAAAGGACTTGCCAGTAGAATCCTTTAAACCTCTGAAAGAAGCAAAGGAAGACTTTGAACGGAGCTACCTTATCAAACTGCTTGCTCATACGAAAGGCAATGTGAGCAGAGCAGCTGAGCTAGCAGGCAAATATCGGGCTGATTTTTACAGCCTTCTTAAAAAATATAATATCAATCCTGCTGATTTTAAAAATTAG
- a CDS encoding glycosyltransferase family 2 protein, producing the protein MIDLSVSIVLYSNNKDQLLKVIDSIINTSLNLKLYLVDNSNNDDLKELSTIDRRIEYIFNNANLGYGSAHNIAMRKSIADSVPYHLVLNPDIYFEKGTIENIYEYMEENPDVGNIMPKVLYPDGEIQYLCKLLPTPFDLFGRRFLNFGVFRKIVEKRNEMYELRFTGYDKIMNIPYLSGCFMFLRVDILKKVGLFDERFFMYLEDTDLSRRIYRVAKNIFYPYIHIYHEYGKGSYKNKKLLMYHIQSAIKYFNKWGWFNDSERKKINQEILEKFGYNKPNSGGLKDDRKRN; encoded by the coding sequence ATGATTGATTTATCAGTATCAATAGTTTTATATAGTAACAACAAAGATCAACTATTAAAAGTTATTGACAGTATTATTAATACTTCACTTAATTTAAAATTATATTTAGTTGACAATTCAAATAATGATGATTTAAAAGAGTTGTCAACGATAGATAGAAGGATAGAATATATATTTAACAATGCTAACTTAGGCTATGGCTCAGCTCATAATATCGCTATGCGAAAAAGTATAGCTGATAGTGTGCCTTATCATTTAGTGCTAAATCCTGATATATATTTTGAAAAGGGGACAATAGAAAATATCTATGAATATATGGAAGAAAACCCAGATGTTGGAAACATAATGCCTAAGGTTTTATATCCTGATGGAGAAATCCAGTATTTATGTAAACTTTTGCCTACTCCCTTTGATCTATTTGGAAGAAGATTTTTAAATTTTGGGGTATTTAGAAAAATTGTTGAAAAACGAAATGAAATGTATGAGTTACGCTTTACAGGCTATGATAAAATTATGAATATTCCTTATCTATCTGGTTGTTTTATGTTTTTAAGAGTAGATATTTTGAAAAAAGTTGGATTATTTGATGAACGATTCTTTATGTATCTTGAAGATACGGATTTGTCAAGGAGAATATACAGAGTTGCGAAAAATATTTTTTATCCGTATATACATATTTATCATGAATATGGAAAAGGATCTTACAAAAACAAAAAACTACTCATGTATCATATACAATCTGCGATTAAGTATTTTAATAAATGGGGCTGGTTTAATGACAGTGAAAGAAAAAAAATAAATCAAGAAATTTTAGAAAAATTTGGATATAATAAACCAAACTCTGGAGGACTGAAAGATGACAGAAAGAGAAACTAA
- a CDS encoding glycosyltransferase family 2 protein, translating into MCLTLCGKNCCNSKINIPQFNIQNSTISGNPDDKFETMLFLPEGEGRQGEGGIRTKGYFKHSYKLVDGKWFITDSDNNPVMPVPEDIQSKIKQYLSSNAQYQTPITYLPLITVITVVYNGAKYLEETILSVINQTYPNVEYIIIDGGSTDGTLDIIKKYEDYIDYWVSEKDKGIYDAMNKGIMCANGKWLLFVNIGDILLKIPDYKQLDENMDLIVGKVKTISDKVEIVHCPEWSWKIKIKNTLHHQGILYNRKKMSLFNLKYQVFSDFDKNQIMYKFHKNYVKLTDELISSHQLNGISNSKNFFSENYKIILSNFGFIYLIISFIYYKLAGIKYRYKKIKNEIYNFISNLQ; encoded by the coding sequence ATGTGCTTAACTTTGTGTGGAAAAAATTGTTGCAATTCCAAAATCAATATTCCGCAGTTTAACATACAAAACTCAACAATTTCAGGTAATCCAGATGATAAATTTGAAACAATGCTCTTTTTGCCTGAAGGTGAAGGTAGACAGGGCGAAGGTGGCATTAGAACAAAAGGGTATTTCAAACATTCATATAAGTTGGTTGATGGTAAGTGGTTTATAACTGATAGTGATAATAATCCTGTCATGCCAGTACCAGAGGATATACAGTCTAAAATAAAGCAATATCTGTCATCTAACGCTCAATATCAAACACCTATTACATATCTTCCTCTTATTACTGTTATTACAGTAGTCTATAACGGCGCTAAATACCTTGAAGAAACAATATTAAGCGTCATCAATCAAACATATCCCAATGTGGAATACATAATCATCGACGGCGGCTCCACCGACGGCACCCTCGACATCATAAAAAAATATGAGGATTATATTGATTATTGGGTAAGTGAAAAGGATAAAGGGATATATGATGCAATGAATAAGGGGATAATGTGTGCAAATGGAAAATGGCTTCTTTTTGTTAACATTGGGGATATCTTGTTAAAAATACCTGATTATAAACAGTTAGATGAAAATATGGATTTGATTGTAGGAAAAGTAAAAACTATAAGTGATAAAGTTGAAATTGTTCACTGTCCTGAATGGAGTTGGAAAATAAAAATTAAAAATACATTACACCACCAGGGTATTTTATATAATAGAAAAAAGATGAGTTTATTTAATTTAAAATATCAGGTATTCTCTGATTTTGATAAAAATCAAATCATGTATAAGTTCCATAAAAATTATGTTAAATTGACCGATGAACTAATCTCATCTCATCAATTAAATGGAATTTCAAATTCTAAGAATTTTTTTTCGGAAAATTATAAAATAATTTTATCAAATTTTGGTTTTATTTATTTGATAATAAGTTTTATTTACTACAAACTTGCTGGAATTAAATATAGATATAAAAAAATTAAAAATGAGATATATAATTTTATTAGTAATTTACAATAA
- the extJ gene encoding selenite/tellurite reduction operon protein ExtJ — protein sequence MKKILASLMVLVFTFAVAGLSFAADNPVKGTVTKIEDKKITVIDEKGNEASFEVKDAAGLKVGDKVEIKNGVVKKAKESDMDKKAPKSKY from the coding sequence ATGAAGAAAATTCTCGCATCATTAATGGTTCTTGTATTTACTTTCGCAGTTGCAGGCCTTAGTTTTGCAGCAGATAACCCTGTAAAAGGCACCGTTACCAAGATTGAGGACAAAAAAATAACTGTAATTGATGAGAAAGGCAATGAGGCATCATTTGAAGTAAAGGATGCTGCAGGATTAAAGGTTGGCGATAAGGTAGAAATTAAGAATGGCGTGGTCAAAAAAGCAAAAGAAAGTGACATGGACAAAAAAGCGCCTAAATCCAAATATTAA
- the bamD gene encoding outer membrane protein assembly factor BamD, with protein sequence MQSQEHLSMAKKLYNQADYEGALQENEKVISLRGNVPPADEALFYAGLIYVHYGYPERNYQKSIDYFKRLVQVFPQSQYAEQAKIWINVLEENETMTRKIEELNNSIKTLQEENDTLKNQMEELDNSLKTLQEENDRLKKVIEALNNSIKRSNQVDIEIEEKKKELLK encoded by the coding sequence ATGCAGAGTCAGGAACATCTCAGCATGGCAAAGAAACTTTATAATCAGGCAGACTATGAAGGTGCTCTGCAAGAAAACGAAAAAGTTATATCACTGCGTGGAAATGTTCCGCCTGCAGATGAAGCCCTCTTTTATGCAGGGCTCATTTATGTCCATTACGGATATCCTGAAAGGAATTATCAGAAATCCATTGATTACTTCAAAAGACTCGTGCAGGTCTTTCCTCAAAGCCAATATGCAGAACAGGCTAAAATATGGATCAATGTACTTGAAGAAAATGAAACAATGACCAGAAAAATTGAAGAATTGAACAACTCAATAAAAACATTACAGGAAGAAAATGATACATTAAAAAACCAAATGGAAGAGTTAGACAATTCTCTAAAAACATTGCAGGAAGAAAATGATAGACTAAAGAAAGTGATTGAAGCGTTGAATAATTCAATAAAAAGAAGCAATCAGGTCGATATTGAGATAGAAGAAAAAAAGAAGGAGCTTTTAAAATAG
- a CDS encoding BON domain-containing protein: MKKVVVFLIITVVFISGCNSLTGRTAGQTIDDSTITTEINMKIMEDSELQYLKINVDTFQGHVTLTGTVPSKEAADRLVKIARGVDGVKTVKTNLIIKPRE; the protein is encoded by the coding sequence ATGAAAAAAGTAGTTGTTTTTCTCATAATTACCGTAGTTTTTATTTCAGGATGTAACAGCCTAACAGGAAGGACCGCCGGGCAAACAATAGACGACTCTACAATTACAACAGAGATAAATATGAAAATAATGGAAGACTCAGAGCTTCAATACCTCAAAATTAATGTAGACACCTTTCAGGGACATGTTACTCTCACAGGAACAGTTCCAAGCAAAGAAGCTGCGGACAGACTGGTAAAAATTGCCCGAGGAGTAGACGGTGTAAAGACCGTGAAGACAAACCTTATCATTAAACCCAGAGAATAA
- a CDS encoding zinc ribbon domain-containing protein, which yields MIYCKKYGIASTKKCIRCGRINIISLGSDLYSCECGYLLHRDIHAARNILFEGLNQLPTERREAALQYAERKACGEESSTLSMFEYLNSIPHVRARLLVETGSLSALA from the coding sequence ATGATATATTGCAAAAAGTATGGAATTGCATCTACGAAGAAGTGCATCAGGTGTGGTAGGATAAACATAATTTCGCTGGGTAGTGATCTATATTCCTGCGAATGTGGTTATTTGCTACACAGAGATATTCATGCTGCTCGAAATATTCTTTTTGAGGGATTAAATCAGCTACCTACGGAGCGTAGGGAAGCTGCTCTGCAATACGCAGAGAGAAAAGCCTGTGGAGAGGAGTCCTCTACTCTGTCAATGTTTGAATACCTAAACAGTATTCCGCATGTCAGGGCAAGACTCCTCGTTGAAACAGGAAGCCTCAGTGCTTTAGCCTGA
- a CDS encoding YveK family protein, producing MTERETKESHEDEIDLYELLLVLKKRIKLIIAVFVLGVVAATVMSFLMPNIYQARTTMLVDSSFTQAFLNNLQQYQFKGENKFSFIIPFQANQQVNNMGLAILNSLEFKKKVLNRIKAIYGNTEEIQNLERSLGNKKSLFESKVDRETQAIVVLSEHKDKKLAEDILKAAVEEFEKELDKVSQNYQKMFGQGYEKSDKNSIFILNVVEQPTSLDAPVKPKRKLIIAVSGVTFLILGVFSAFVVEWWSRIRSTQ from the coding sequence ATGACAGAAAGAGAAACTAAAGAATCACATGAAGACGAGATAGACCTTTATGAATTGCTTCTTGTTTTAAAAAAGAGAATTAAGCTTATTATTGCAGTTTTTGTGCTTGGTGTGGTAGCTGCAACAGTGATGAGCTTTTTAATGCCAAACATTTATCAGGCAAGGACAACTATGTTGGTGGATTCTTCTTTCACACAGGCTTTTTTAAATAATCTTCAGCAGTATCAGTTTAAAGGAGAAAATAAGTTTTCTTTTATAATCCCGTTCCAGGCAAATCAGCAGGTTAATAATATGGGGCTTGCTATATTGAACAGTCTGGAATTTAAAAAGAAGGTTTTAAACAGAATCAAAGCGATTTATGGCAATACAGAAGAAATTCAGAATTTAGAGAGAAGTCTTGGAAATAAGAAAAGCCTATTTGAAAGCAAAGTAGATAGAGAAACTCAGGCTATTGTAGTTTTATCCGAACATAAAGATAAAAAACTGGCAGAGGATATCTTAAAAGCTGCTGTTGAGGAGTTTGAAAAGGAACTGGACAAGGTTTCGCAGAATTATCAGAAAATGTTCGGACAGGGTTATGAGAAGTCAGATAAAAACAGCATATTTATATTAAATGTGGTTGAACAGCCAACTTCCCTTGATGCTCCTGTAAAACCTAAAAGAAAGTTAATTATAGCTGTATCGGGAGTAACATTTCTGATACTTGGAGTGTTCTCTGCTTTTGTTGTTGAGTGGTGGAGCAGGATTAGATCAACACAGTAA
- a CDS encoding PIN domain-containing protein has translation MKFLDTNLLLRYFTADDKEKALSVLELLKRVEKGEEKVITTPLVIFETIFTLQSYYKIPREEIKILILPVLNLRGLKLDYKDIFEHALEIYSQKNFSFADIFNYCFMLKNGINEIYSFDEDFDSLEGIKRTDMPPFFGTR, from the coding sequence ATGAAGTTTTTGGATACTAATTTACTGTTACGCTACTTCACGGCAGATGACAAAGAAAAAGCTTTGTCAGTTCTTGAATTATTAAAAAGAGTAGAGAAGGGTGAAGAAAAAGTTATAACAACTCCTCTAGTTATTTTTGAGACCATTTTTACTCTTCAGAGTTACTACAAAATTCCAAGAGAGGAGATAAAAATTTTAATACTTCCAGTATTGAACTTAAGAGGGTTAAAGCTGGACTACAAGGATATATTCGAGCATGCACTGGAGATTTACTCTCAAAAAAATTTTTCATTTGCAGATATTTTTAACTATTGTTTTATGTTAAAAAACGGAATTAATGAAATCTACAGTTTTGATGAAGATTTTGACAGCCTGGAAGGAATTAAAAGAACTGATATGCCCCCATTTTTTGGAACAAGATAA
- a CDS encoding IS3 family transposase — protein sequence MLTGRHKYAISTNLLEKRVTVSKPNEVWVSDITYIKTREGFIYLTTVMDLYNREIVGHSRSNSLTAIDTTIKALRNACIKRRPYTGLIFHSDRGVQYACNDFRKLLNSYGSKQSMSGKGNCYDNAVCESFFKTLKRELLYLKKGGYKSRVEAKREIFEYIECFYNSKRLHSARGYNSPREYLERYYRGYFKCA from the coding sequence ATACTTACAGGAAGGCACAAATATGCAATATCTACAAATTTATTAGAAAAAAGAGTTACAGTATCAAAACCTAATGAGGTCTGGGTTTCAGATATTACTTACATTAAAACAAGAGAGGGATTTATTTATCTAACAACTGTTATGGATTTATATAATCGTGAAATAGTGGGTCATTCTAGATCAAACAGTTTAACAGCTATTGACACAACAATTAAAGCATTAAGAAATGCCTGTATTAAGAGAAGACCTTATACTGGATTAATATTTCATTCTGACAGAGGGGTTCAGTATGCATGTAATGATTTTAGAAAGTTATTAAATTCATATGGCTCGAAACAGAGCATGAGTGGCAAAGGGAATTGTTATGATAATGCTGTTTGTGAAAGTTTTTTCAAAACATTAAAAAGAGAACTTCTTTATCTAAAGAAAGGTGGTTATAAATCAAGAGTAGAGGCCAAAAGAGAGATCTTTGAATATATAGAATGTTTTTATAACTCTAAGAGATTACATTCTGCTCGTGGATATAATAGCCCAAGAGAATATTTAGAAAGATATTATAGAGGTTATTTCAAATGTGCTTAA
- a CDS encoding AbrB/MazE/SpoVT family DNA-binding domain-containing protein gives MPKITDKTVLTKKSQITLPKRIREFLKLNPGDQVKFVLEGGEVKLIPFRSSIEEGFGKVSAKKRPEDFKEIRKIVEEEIAEDVLKEF, from the coding sequence ATGCCCAAAATTACTGATAAAACTGTTTTAACCAAAAAATCCCAGATTACACTGCCTAAAAGAATAAGAGAGTTTTTAAAACTTAATCCAGGAGATCAGGTTAAATTTGTTTTAGAGGGTGGTGAAGTTAAACTTATTCCTTTTAGGTCAAGTATTGAAGAAGGTTTTGGTAAGGTGAGTGCAAAGAAAAGACCGGAGGATTTTAAGGAAATAAGAAAAATTGTGGAAGAAGAGATTGCCGAAGATGTCTTAAAGGAGTTTTGA
- a CDS encoding glycosyltransferase family 4 protein → MLIYLIVSFLISFISCFFIIKVCKRKKSLITDHVHDGIQSFHKNPTPRLGGAGLFLAFMVTVALVLYRGEGYKLIYAFVFLASIPAFLSGLIEDVTGKLYPKIRMLFIVISGVLAFFLAGAVVVRVDIPYVDALFQFQLVSFIFSLVAIAGLTNAVNIIDGFNGLASMVSIMILLSISFVAYKLGDYFIVTSCVVMVGALAGFFILNYPYGLIFLGDGGAYFTGFFIAVMSILLVKRHPEVSAWFAVLVNIYPIYETLFSIYRKKLLRKRSAMSPDGLHFHMLFYKVIVKRLLGTDNPIYRNPATSPFMWMINLLGVLPALLFWRDTALCVVFSLIFILIYTSVYWSIIHKRMPHRKSKY, encoded by the coding sequence ATGCTGATATATTTGATAGTTTCATTTCTGATTTCATTTATTTCATGTTTTTTTATCATAAAAGTATGTAAAAGGAAAAAATCATTAATTACAGACCATGTTCATGACGGGATCCAGAGCTTTCATAAAAATCCCACTCCAAGGCTTGGAGGAGCTGGACTTTTTCTTGCTTTTATGGTGACAGTGGCACTGGTTTTATACAGAGGAGAAGGTTATAAACTTATCTACGCATTTGTATTTCTTGCCTCAATTCCAGCTTTCTTAAGCGGTTTGATTGAGGATGTTACAGGAAAACTTTATCCCAAAATAAGGATGCTTTTTATTGTTATTTCCGGAGTTCTGGCTTTTTTTCTTGCAGGTGCAGTTGTTGTAAGGGTTGATATTCCATATGTTGATGCCTTGTTTCAATTTCAGCTGGTTTCTTTTATATTCAGTCTGGTTGCTATAGCTGGTCTTACAAATGCTGTAAACATTATTGACGGATTTAACGGGCTTGCAAGTATGGTAAGCATTATGATTCTTTTAAGCATCAGCTTTGTTGCTTATAAGCTTGGAGATTATTTTATTGTTACCTCATGTGTGGTAATGGTAGGAGCGCTTGCAGGATTTTTTATATTAAATTATCCGTATGGGCTTATTTTCCTTGGCGATGGAGGAGCTTATTTTACAGGATTCTTCATTGCTGTGATGAGTATCCTTCTTGTTAAAAGACACCCTGAAGTATCAGCATGGTTTGCTGTTTTGGTAAATATCTATCCAATATATGAAACTTTATTTTCAATATACAGGAAGAAGCTACTTAGAAAACGTTCAGCTATGAGTCCTGATGGGCTACATTTTCATATGCTTTTTTACAAGGTTATAGTTAAACGTCTTCTTGGAACAGATAATCCCATTTACAGAAATCCTGCCACATCGCCTTTTATGTGGATGATCAATCTGCTTGGAGTTTTGCCAGCTTTGCTTTTCTGGAGAGACACTGCTCTTTGTGTGGTTTTCAGTTTAATATTTATTTTGATTTACACATCTGTTTACTGGAGCATTATCCATAAGAGAATGCCTCATAGAAAAAGTAAATATTAA
- a CDS encoding transposase: MIKRRVYTKEFKIEAVELTLDSTKTVKEISDELGAPYQLLCK; encoded by the coding sequence ATGATTAAAAGGAGAGTTTACACAAAAGAATTTAAGATTGAAGCAGTAGAACTTACTTTAGATTCTACAAAGACTGTAAAAGAGATTTCAGATGAATTAGGAGCTCCTTACCAGTTATTATGCAAATAA
- a CDS encoding integrase core domain-containing protein: MYSDECLNRNFFENTVYIKEVVEQHRIFYNTHRPHSSLGGKTPYEVFKQDA, from the coding sequence ATTTACAGCGATGAATGTCTGAATAGAAATTTTTTTGAAAATACTGTATATATAAAAGAGGTAGTGGAGCAACACAGAATATTCTATAATACTCACAGGCCTCACAGCAGTCTTGGAGGTAAAACACCTTATGAGGTTTTTAAGCAAGATGCATAA
- a CDS encoding glycosyltransferase codes for MRYIILLVIYNKKLSESESVNSIKKSKDIIKDSKLIIWDNSINAQSSDELDGLKKELNELIVEYIHTPENTPLSKIYNTVRLNYYDESYKFLVLLDHDSKFDKNFFLAHLDALKKYERTNLYIPLIKYKNHLISPAYLFYFKGFYFKKEIKGNVLSLFKTAINSGMIIDFNYFCNKYKGYDKRLKFYGTDNYFMKDYQKNNKKFTIIDYIIDHDLTYSVLNKNKDKETFLKRYKEDNNALLINNENPLILRLLVKIYIKLRSVYYMMKFRDMRFLYD; via the coding sequence ATGAGATATATAATTTTATTAGTAATTTACAATAAAAAATTGTCTGAGTCTGAATCTGTTAACTCCATAAAGAAATCAAAGGATATTATTAAAGATTCTAAATTAATTATTTGGGATAATAGTATAAATGCCCAATCTTCTGATGAACTAGATGGATTGAAAAAAGAACTCAATGAATTAATCGTGGAATACATTCATACACCTGAAAATACTCCTTTATCAAAAATATACAATACAGTACGTTTGAATTATTATGATGAATCTTATAAATTTTTAGTTTTGTTGGATCATGATTCCAAATTTGACAAAAACTTTTTTTTAGCCCATTTAGATGCTTTAAAAAAATATGAAAGGACAAATTTATACATACCTCTAATAAAATATAAGAATCATTTGATAAGTCCAGCCTATTTGTTTTATTTTAAAGGTTTTTATTTTAAAAAAGAAATTAAAGGTAATGTTTTATCTTTATTTAAGACAGCAATTAATAGCGGTATGATTATTGATTTCAATTATTTTTGTAATAAATACAAAGGTTATGATAAACGTTTAAAATTTTATGGCACAGATAACTACTTTATGAAAGATTACCAAAAAAATAATAAAAAGTTTACGATTATTGATTATATCATTGACCATGATCTAACATATTCTGTTTTAAATAAAAATAAAGATAAAGAAACATTCCTTAAAAGATATAAAGAAGACAATAATGCACTTTTAATTAATAATGAAAATCCTTTAATACTGAGGTTGTTAGTAAAAATTTATATTAAATTAAGATCGGTTTATTATATGATGAAATTTAGAGATATGAGATTCTTGTATGATTAA